The DNA region TTGGCTAATGCACAGGGCAACAGCCCTGAGCAAAACCTCTGTTCAATTGTTTGGTCACTGTCGCCCGAATCGGCGCAAGAGCTGGCACAATGCGACGAACTTGAATTTAATCGCCGCCTAACAACCGCTTTTGATAATCGCCTTGGTTACTGCCAGCTAAAATCAGCTCGCGCAATATTTCCACTAAAAATGCGCTACGCTCGATCGTTTGCTAAACAACGCATTGCTTTAGTGGGGGATGCGGCGCACACCATTCATCCGTTAGCGGGGCTTGGGGTTAACCTTGGTTTGCTCGACGCCGCGGCACTGGCGCAAGAGGTGCTTGCCAATCACAACGCAGGTAAAGACATTGGCGAACTGGCTAATTTACGCCGTTACGAGCGCTGGCGCAAAGCCGATGCCACCCAAATGATTGCAACCATGGAAGGGCTAAAGCGTTTATTTAGCGGCAGCAACCCGGTTAAAAAGCTGGTACGAGACTTAGCATTAGTCGCTGTTGACCATATTGATCCGATTAAAGACATTTTTATTCGCCACGCCATGGGGCTAACCGATAATTTGCCTGAGCTGGCCAAACCGATCATTAAACAATAAGCCACTGGACCAAAAGGGTAATTACATCAACGTAAGCGCCCTTTTGTCACATTAGCTGTCGCACACAGTTAAGCGTGTGTAACAAGCTACTCCTCTGGTTAAGCCAACAACAATGGCTTTTAAATAACTTTATTTATAAAAAATAATTGGTTAATAGATTGTAAACTGCTCGGCGAGACCTCACACCCCGCACTGCTTATGGCTTTAATTGATTTCATCTGTATAACACCCTCTCTAGGTGTCGATTTTCGCATTAGTTTTTCTAACTCAAAGGGGGTTTGGTCATTAGAATATGTCTTTGGCGTTTAAGTTACAAAATAGTTATAATTGGCCATCTGAAAAAATCGGCAGCGTCAATAAGGGTTTCCTAACGACGTGATCTAGATAACAAACATTAAGGATCCATCATGGCTCAACAAACTGTTTTATTTGATAAGCACATTGAAGCTGGCGCAAAAATGGTCGACTTTCACGGTTGGGAAATGCCAATCAACTATGGCTCTCAAATAGAAGAGCATCATGCAGTGCGTAAAGATGCTGGCATGTTTGACGTGTCTCACATGACAGTTGTTGATATTAAAGGCGTGCAAGCGAAAGATTTCTTACGCAAGTTACTTGCTAATGATGTAGCCAAACTAACGGTTGAAGGCAAGGCAATGTACGGCGGCATGTTAAATGAGCATGGTGGCGTTATTGATGACCTTATTACTTATTTCATTACGGATAACTACTACCGTTTAGTGGTTAACTCAGCGACTCGCGAAAAAGACATGGCGTGGATCAATAACCAAGCTGCTAACTTTGAAGTTGCCGTTACTGAATTACCCCAATTATCAATGATTGCAGTGCAAGGCCCTAACGCTAAAGAAAAAGCAGCGAAAATATTCGACGCTGAGCTAAACGCTAAGCTTGAAGGCATTGGTCCATTCTTTGGTATTGCTAGCGGCGACTTGTTTGTCGCAACCACGGGTTATACCGGTGAAGAAGGCTACGAAATTATTATGCCGCAAGAGCAAGCCGTAGCAATGTGGCAGCAACTGCTTGACGTTGACGTTCGTCCTTGTGGCTTAGGCGCACGTGATACCTTGCGTTTAGAAGCTGGCATGAACTTATATGGCCTAGACATGGATGAAAGCATTTCTCCACTAGCGGCTAACATGGCGTGGACAGTAGCGTGGAAACCTGAAGATCGTAACTTTATTGGGCGTGACGCGTTATTAGCTCAAAAAGAAACTGGCGAACTGCATAAGCAGGTTGGTTTGGTTATGGAAGCTAAAGGTGTGCTGCGTAGCGGTCAACGTGTGGTGTTTAAAGATGGCGCAGGCGTTGAACAAGAAGGTGTTATCACTTCTGGTACGTTCTCACCAACCCTTGGTTACAGTGTAGCAATGGCTAGAGTACCGCGTTCAATTGGCGAAACGGCCCAGGTTGAAATGCGCAAGAAATTTGTTGAAGTACAAGTGGTCAAATCAGGCTTTGTACGCAACGGAAAAAAAGTATTTTAAATTGAAAATAAGTTATTATCAGCTATCGTTTTATATTGAAGGTGGTTGCTCACAACTGAGTTTTATTGTGAAGTGATTATTTTCGGGGAAGCGTAACTGTCTAATAAGGTATAGATTTACATTAATTGAGGTTGGCGTAAGCTAAAGCTACGCGAGCTAATAAAAAATATAAAGGATAAAACCCATGAGCAATATCCCAGCTGAACTTAAATTTGCTAACTCTCACGAATGGCTACGTGACGAAGGTAACGGTATTTACGCAGTAGGTATCTCTGACCATGCTCAAGGCTTACTTGGCGACATGGTCTTTGTTGATTTACCAGATGTTGGTGACACCCTAGATGCCGGTGAAGATGTTGCAGTTGCTGAGTCGGTAAAAGCGGCTTCAGATATTTATTGCCCAATTTCTGGCGAAATCGTTGCGATTAACGAAGAACTAGAAGACGCGCCTGAGTTAGTTAACTCTGACGCATTCAGCGACGGTTGGATGTTCAAGATTAAAGCGAGCGATGTTTCAGAAATTGAAAATCTGCTCGACGCAGAAGCTTATCAAGCGACAATCGAAGAAGATTAATATCGCTCACTAATTAAAGCCCCTTCAGCCTCTGCTAAGGGGCTTTATTTTTATATTTGGCTGTACTTTAATGTGTGCGGCCCCTGCTTTAGGAAGACAGTTACCATGACCCGCTTACCTTCGTTAACCGAGTTAGAAAACAAAAACGAATTTATCGCTCGTCACATTGGGCCAAATGCTCAGCAGCAACAAGACATGCTGACTTACATTGGCGCTGATTCATTAGAAGACATGACGAAAAAGATTGTTCCTGAGTCTATTTTATTAAAAGATGGGCTAAATGTTGGCAGTGGCCGGACCGAAGTAGAAGCGTTAAGTTATTTGCGTACTTTGGCTGACAAAAACCAAGTATTAACCACGCATATCGGCATGGGTTATAGCAATACTCACGTGCCGAACGTTATTTTACGTAACGTGTTAGAAAATCCAGGCTGGTACACGGCATATACGCCTTACCAACCAGAAATCGCTCAAGGTCGTTTAGAAGCTATTCTTAACTTCCAGCAGCTAACCATTGATTTAACTGGGTTAGATCTTGCTAGCTCGTCATTGCTTGATGAAGCAACAGCCGGTGCTGAAGCAATGGGCTTGGCGAAGCGTGTTTCTAAGAACAAAAAATCAAACCAATTTTACGTCAGTGATAGCATTCACCCACAAGTATTAGACGTAATTAAAACCCGTGCTGGTACTTTTGGTTATGATGTTATCGTTGGTCCAGCGCAAGACGCCGTAAACCACGACGTATTTGGCGCCATGTTAAGCTACCCAGCTTCAACAGGTCAGGTTGATGACATTGAGCAGCTAATTAGCGATCTACAGGCGAATAAAGCCGTTGTTGCTGTTGCCGCTGATTTAATGGCGTTAACTATGCTTAAGTCACCTGGCGAAATGGGTGCCGATGTTGTGTTTGGTAACAGCCAACGTTTTGGTGTGCCAATGGGCTTTGGTGGCCCACACGCTGCATTTTTTGCGTCACGTGATAAGCACAAGCGTTCAATGCCTGGCCGTATTATCGGGGTATCTAAAGACACGCGCGGCAAGCCAGCATTACGCATGGCAATGCAAACTCGTGAGCAGCACATCCGCCGCGAAAAAGCCAACTCAAACATTTGTACCGCTCAGGTATTATTAGCGAACATGGCGTCGTTCTACGCGGTTTATCATGGTCCTAAAGGCCTGAAAAACATCGCAACCCGCATTAACCGTTTAACGACTATCTTGGCGAACGGCTTAGTTGCTAAAGGCATTGAACTAGCGAACAATGCTTGGTTCGATACCATTACGTTAAATGTTGCTAACAAAGATCAAATACTTGCCAATGGCGTTGAAGCGGGCGTTAACTTACGTCGCGATTTAGCCGGTCAGGTTGGTATTAGCCTTGATGAAACAACAACTCGCGCTGATGTTGCTAAATTATTCGACATTGTTTTAGGTGCTGGTCACGGTCTTGATGTTGCGCAGTTAGACAGCGATGTTAGCGGCAACTCATTTGATGATGGTTTAGTGCGTACTTCACAGTACCTAACGCACCCAGTATTTAACAGCTACCATTCTGAAACCGAGATGATGCGTTACATCCGTCGTCTTGAAGGTAAAGACTTAGCGCTTAACCATTCAATGATTTCATTGGGTTCTTGTACCATGAAGCTAAACGCGGTTGCTGAAATGCTGCCAGTTAGCTGGAACGAGTTCGCCAACATGCACCCATTCTGTCCGCAAGATCAGGCAGTGGGTTATGTTGAAATGATCACTGAGTTGTCTGAGTGGTTAGTGAACATTACTGGTTATGATGCAATTTGTATGCAGCCTAACTCGGGCGCTCAAGGTGAATATGCTGGTCTGTTAGCGATTCAAAAATATCACGAGTCTCGTGGTGACGCGCATCGTAACATTTGTTTAATTCCTTCATCTGCGCATGGTACTAACCCAGCGTCGGCTCAAATGGCTGGTCAAAAAGTTGTGGTTACCGCTTGTGATGCTGAAGGTAATGTTGACATGGACGACCTTCGCGCTAAGGCCGAAGAGTTATCAGAAAACCTATCGTGCATCATGATCACTTACCCGTCAACGCACGGCGTATACGAAGAAACGATCAAAGAAATTTGTGAAATTATTCACGGTCATGGCGGTCAGGTTTATCTTGATGGCGCGAACATGAATGCACAAGTTGGCCTAACGTCACCTGGTAGCATTGGCGCTGACGTATCGCACCTTAACTTGCACAAGACTTTCGCAATTCCTCATGGCGGCGGCGGTCCTGGTATGGGTCCTATCGGTGTTAAATCACACTTGGCACCTTTTGTGGCTAATCACAGTGTGGTTGACCTTGAAGGCCCCCAAAGCGGTAACGGCGCAGTATCTGCGGCACAATACGGCTCGGCAAGTATCTTACCTATTACGTGGATGTACATTACCATGTTAGGTAACGAAGGTTTACGTCAGTCAACGCAATTGGCAATTTTGAACGCTAACTACCTTAAAGCGCGTTTAAGTGAACACTTCCCTATTTTATTCTCTGGTCGTGGCGGTTACGTGGCACACGAGTGTATTGTTGATTTGCGCCCACTTAAAGAAGCGTCTGGTGTAACTGAAATGGATATCGCTAAGCGTCTTAACGATTACGGTTTCCACGCACCAACCATGTCTTTCCCGGTGGCTGGTACCTTAATGATCGAGCCGACTGAGTCTGAGTCTAAGATCGAAATAGATCGCTTGGCCGATGCCCTAATTTCAATCCGTAAAGAAGTCGCTAGAGTAGAATCGGGCGAATGGAACGAAACTGACAATCCATTACACAACGCACCGCACACACTTGACGACATTATGGATCCAACATGGAACCGTGCTTATGACCGCGAATTAGCTGTATTCCCAACAGCAGAAGTTCGTGCCAACAAGTTCTGGCCAACAGTTAACCGCATTGATGACGTATATGGCGATCGCCATTTACATTGTTCATGTGTACCGATTGAAGAGTATCTTTAATTGGTGATTGATTGATCACGACATATCAAGTTGGAAACCGATTAGCTGATATGTCAGGTTGATTTTAGAAAGCGAGTACTGCGAAAGTGGTGCTCGCTTTTTTGCCAAGTAGAGCAGGTAAATCTGTTTATTTATCTGACCACAACAGAGTGAGAAACATGCTGTAGTTTCTGTACTGCAATGGGAAAGTGTCCAAATTAAAGCGATGATTCACAAAGTGTCTACTTCTCCATCAGGGGAGGCTTAGCTGCCAACTTAGGACGCTGTTAGTGAATTTCTAGCTAGCTTTACACCTCCAATCGACTAAGACAGTCTATAATGAAATGATGAGTTTTTAATATTAGAAATTTATATTCTCTGATTTATGGTCACTGTACATATATCCGGATTGACTCATGATCAAGACAAAATATTATTTACTAAGTAAGTATCATACTTAAGCGACTGCCAATAGAGTTTGGAGTGATTCTTACCTAATTGCTGACTAGTAAAAGGAGAAGCAGCATATGAAAATGATTTTCCATCAAATTAGTACTGAAAGAGGATGTCAATCCTACCTAATTGGATGTAAAGAAACATGTGCTGCGATCATCATTGATCCGGAGGTTAGTCAGGTAGAACGTTATCTGGCTCTTGCGATACAAGATGGATTGATAATTCATTACCTTCTGGATACTCATACCCATGCCGACCACTTCTCTGCAAGTCAAAGTCTTGCTCGTAAAATAGACGTTCCTATCATCATGCATCGCAACAGCGGGGCTCCTTTTGTCGATATGCGAGTAGATGACGGGGAGATTATTATTGTGGGCGAATTAAGGTTGAGAGTCATGTACACGCCGGGACATACTGATGATTCGATATGCATTATATTGCCCGACCGTGTCCTGACCGGAGACACTCTGCTTATTGGCGCTACTGGTCGAACCGATCTTCCGACAGGAAACCCCGACCAATTATATGACAGCCTGTTTAATGGCTTACTTAAGCTAAACCCTACACTTAAAGTATATCCTGGGCACGATTACAAACATCGGGGACACTCTACTTTAGAACGTGAATTAGCTGAAAATCCTCGCTTGCAAAAGAAGAATCGTCGCGAGTTTATTGAACTCATGCAGACCTTAAATTTAAGTATGCCTACTCACCTGACTGAAGCGTTGCGTACTAATCTTAGCGGTGGCAAGACAGTGGAACAATTGATCTCTGAGGCTGCGGCCAAAGTGTCTTTCATGGCTATGGACGAGGTGCAAAAGCGAATCCAGTCCAGCGATCCTGATATTCTCCTGCTAGATGTACGTGAACATGATGCCTTTGAACAAGAGCATATTCCTGGTGCGATGTTTATTCCAAGAGGTCAGCTTGAATTACGGGTCAATAATCTACTGACAGATCCTACTCAACGGATTGTGGTCTATTGTGAATTTGGAAAAATATCTACTCTTGCTGCCGCTACCCTTAGGGAAATGGGATTTAGTCGGGCTGTGGCACTTGATGGGGGGTTAAGAACCTGGAGGGAGGCAGGGTACTTCTTAGAGTCGGGAAATAAAAACTAACTTTCTTAAATTCTATGGTAATCCTGTAGTGGTGCCACGGTACTGACTTGGTCAACGGAATAATTATGGTTGTCCCATCTTTGTTTATCTTTGTTTATCTTTGTATTACAGGCATAAGTATTATTTGGGGGCATCTAGGAAATGGGGGCTAGTTATTGAACGTGATTATTCTAATTTTTAAGTGGGCCTGTCTAGGTAGGTACAAGATTATCAGGCTTGAGTGCCAGCAGATCACAATTTATTTCATCAATGACGTGTTCAGCGGTGTGCCCCAATAGCGCTTCAGATAGACCCTGTCGGCTACAGGTTCCTAATACCACCAATTCAGCATCAATATTTTTGGTAATTCGGGGGATCACATCATGTGACAATCCTTCCATAACATGTATGTTGTCTTGGTTAATCTGATATTGCCGAGCCATCTGGTCTGCTACCAATTGGTGTTGATGTTTGACCTCCTCATGGTCAACTTTGGAGTCAGTGTCGGGAGGGGTAATGTACATACTGATATCGCTCTCTAAATAGCAGTTGACCAAGTGATGCTCTGCCTGAAGCATCTGTGCAAGGAAGCGCGACTTCTTGAGGATTTCATTATTAAATGCCTGATTATTGTCTACATCAATAGCTGACAATATACGGCCACCTTCACACCACGGTGCAGATTTTACCAGTAAGATTGGGCTGATACACTCCCGCAACAGATGCCAGTCAGTAGGTGTAATAAATAATGAACCAAGCTCGCTATGTCGCTTGGTTCCCTTCACCACCAGATCATAGTTATATTGGCTTACATGTTCAGCGATCGCTTGATGCTGACATTTATGCCAGCAGACCTCAGAGTTAACCTCCAGATCATGAAATGACAGTGAGCCTAGTTGCTCCTGGAGCCAGTATTGTTGTTCCCTGATAACACTTTCTTTTAGTTTACCGCCGTATTTTTTAGACAGGGAGGAAAATAAATTAAGCTCCTGATCATATATGATTAGCAGCACGGTTATTTGTGCTCCGACTTGGCGAGCCAAATGTGCAGCTTTGTGTAACTGTATATATTTTTTCTCTTCAGGCTCTATGACAACCAATATTTTCTTATATGTTTCCATATACCCTCGTGCTTCGATGGGATCTATTGAGTCTAGTACAAAATTCAATAATTTTTTGGTAATTATTAAAAATATACCTTACAGATCTATTTTGTCGTAGTAACCCAGAATACCGTCTGCTTGGATAACTTTAACAAAGTGTAGTGGTCAACTAAATTTTGCTATCGTAGCCCATGATATAACTCGTTATTGAATGATCTGCTTGGTTAAAATTTTGATAGCCTACTTTAGTACCTATTCTGTTTTTATATTTCTAAAAAATCGCTCTATCCCAGCATTTTCCGTGACGGCTCATACTCTGCTTCATTTGGAAGCGCTATATTGTTTGATGGAACTTCTTACTGGTGTAATGCATTCCTTGATCAGAGTAGAACATTACCCCCTTTGGCTGTCTTCTTTATTTATAGGCCACTCTGAGTTTGCATCTTATTCTCTTCTGAATATCTGTTGCGTACGTATAAATTTTAAGCTAAGTTATTGTAGACCTACCAAAATTAAGCTAATTAAAAATGGAAAAATGACTACTTAATAATTAACGGTAGTTTATTTTTAAGATATCTCCATGGGAGGGGTATGTCTTCAGTCCGCTCAGCAATTAGGCTTCAGGATACAATCCTGTTCCGGTTATTTCTTGGTATGACAATGATTTATGTTGTATTGATTACTGCAACATACGGGGTTGTCGATTTTGTAGCCAAAGATTACCTTATTCATAAGAACAAGGAACTTATTAATGAGACTGGCTCTCATTTAGTCGCAGAATTGTCCCGTCAGGTAAGCGTTGCTGAAACATTAACCCGTACTTTGGCCACGGTCGGCGCAAACTTGCCGAAAAATCCTGACCTGTTTCTAGATATTATCCCCAAAATTATAAATACCGAAGGTTATCATCAGTTTATCGCTGGTGGTGGGATCTGGCCTGAGCCTGAAATATTTACCCCAGCAATAGAACGGCGCAGCTTTTTTTGGGGAAGGGATGGCGCTGGTCAGCTACAATATTTTGACCAGTATAACGACCCAAACGGTGCTGGTTATCATAACGAAGAATGGTATGTTCCTGCTCGATATAGTAGCCCTGGAGACTGTATCTGGTCAAAATCCTATATGGATCCTTACACTTTAGAACCAATGGTTACCTGTACTGTCGCAATGTTTAACCAGCAAAAGTTTACCGGTAATGCTACCGTTGATATTAAATTAAAGCGATTACAAAAAAACTTGCACGACAGCAGCGCTAAACTCGGTGGTTATGCCTATGCGGTAGACCGCAATAATAAATTTTTATCTTTCCCTGACGACAAATTAACAAAAGAAACTAGCCGTAATGACAATAACAATCTGGCGGCAGAGTACATAACGGTAACCGAACTGGCGAAAAAAAATAAAATTTTCAAACCGATTGCCGATATATTAAATGCCTTCAATTTGTCTCAGATGAATAGTGCTAAAGAAAACAATCAGCAAATCGCAGAAAAGATTGCGCAGGAAAGCTACCAAATATCGAGCAGTGAAGCCCAGCTAATTTCAGCTAACCTATTGGCATTGAAAAAAGAAATAAACTATCCGCAGGACACCTTAATTTCTGTGATCAATCAACAGGACCTGTTGCTTGGTGAGCCAGTGATCGTATCGTTTTTCTTTATGCCGGAAACGATGTGGAAAATTATTGTGGTTACTCCTCTGCGTCTGGCTATAAGCGGTGCAGAAGATATGGCACACCAGATATTGTTACTAATGGTAACAATAATAAGCATAAGCACAATCTTGGGTTTTATATTTTTTCGGCAACGTTTAACCGCTCCTATGTATCAGATGGTCAACCAATTACAGCGGACAGCTGCAGATAATACTGAGGCTCAACCTAAATTACTAGATGATAGTCGTCAGGATGAGTTTGGCTTGCTGGCCTATCACTTCAATCAGTCAACTCAGGCACTAGACCGCAATAATAAAAACCTGATATTACAGATTAAGGAGCGTAAGCAGGTTGAGCAACAATTTAAGCATCTGGCGTTGCATGATTCTTTAACCAACTTACCTAACCGAGCGTTATTTCAAGACCGATTACATCAAGCAATAGCACAGGCGAAACGTAATCGTAGTAAATTTGCCGTATTTTTTATGGATCTTGATGGCTTCAAACTGATTAACGATACACAAGGTCATGAGATAGGAGATGAATTACTGAAAATAGTAGGCTTAAGAATATTAGCAACAAAGCGAAATGCAGATACAGTTGCCCGTTTTGGCGGTGATGAGTTTGCATTTATAATAAACAAAGTGGAAAGTATTGATGATACGGCAATCTTTGCGCAGCGCTTAAATGAGCTTCTCCATACCCCAATGGTTATTCAAAATAAAAGTATCTCTATTAGTACTAGTATTGGCATTACTATCTATCCCGATGATGCGACTGATAGCAAGGGTTTGCTGCGTAATGCTGATATTGCAATGTATCAAGCTAAAGAGAGTGGGCGTAATACTACTCGTTTTTTCGTCAATGAAATGAATACTAAACTACAAAGATACAAACAGATATTAGCTGACTTAACCTCATCTTTGATTGATGATAATTTTGAACTATATTACCAACCACAATTCAAAATTGATAATAATAAGTTGGTCGGTGCCGAAGCACTAATCAGGTGGCATACTCCCGGAGAAGACATGATCCCACCGGCTCAGTTTATCCCGATTGCCGAGCAAAGTGGACTCATTAATGAGCTAGGAGACTGGGTGTTATCGCAGGCCTGCCGCCAGATAAAAATTTTTATCGACGCAGGAATACCGCCCATTAGAATAGCCATTAATATTTCTCCGGTGCAATTTCGAAGAAAAGACTTTCTTGTGCAAACGCTGACAATTCTTGAGCTATATAATGTACCTAGTCGTTATATTGAACTAGAGATTACGGAAGGCGCAATGATGTTTGATATCGACGAAGCCATTGTTACAATGCAAGCCTTGTATCAAGCAGGTTTTACGCTGTCGATTGATGATTTTGGCACTGGCTATTCTTCGCTGAGTTACCTTAAGCGTTTCCCCATTCAAAAAATAAAGATTGATCGCAGTTTTATCGTGGACATTGAAAAAGATAGCGACAATAAAGCCATCACTACAGCAATCATTCAAATGGGACACTCATTGGGACTTCAAATTCTGGCAGAGGGAGTCGAAAATGAAGCACAGCTGCAATACCTTATAAACCAGGAATGTGACTTGATTCAGGGACACTACAGTGGCAAAGCAATGGCCGCAGCAGAGTTCATTGAACGTTTTGGCGTT from Gammaproteobacteria bacterium includes:
- the gcvT gene encoding glycine cleavage system aminomethyltransferase GcvT, which gives rise to MAQQTVLFDKHIEAGAKMVDFHGWEMPINYGSQIEEHHAVRKDAGMFDVSHMTVVDIKGVQAKDFLRKLLANDVAKLTVEGKAMYGGMLNEHGGVIDDLITYFITDNYYRLVVNSATREKDMAWINNQAANFEVAVTELPQLSMIAVQGPNAKEKAAKIFDAELNAKLEGIGPFFGIASGDLFVATTGYTGEEGYEIIMPQEQAVAMWQQLLDVDVRPCGLGARDTLRLEAGMNLYGLDMDESISPLAANMAWTVAWKPEDRNFIGRDALLAQKETGELHKQVGLVMEAKGVLRSGQRVVFKDGAGVEQEGVITSGTFSPTLGYSVAMARVPRSIGETAQVEMRKKFVEVQVVKSGFVRNGKKVF
- the gcvH gene encoding glycine cleavage system protein GcvH, which codes for MSNIPAELKFANSHEWLRDEGNGIYAVGISDHAQGLLGDMVFVDLPDVGDTLDAGEDVAVAESVKAASDIYCPISGEIVAINEELEDAPELVNSDAFSDGWMFKIKASDVSEIENLLDAEAYQATIEED
- the gcvP gene encoding aminomethyl-transferring glycine dehydrogenase gives rise to the protein MTRLPSLTELENKNEFIARHIGPNAQQQQDMLTYIGADSLEDMTKKIVPESILLKDGLNVGSGRTEVEALSYLRTLADKNQVLTTHIGMGYSNTHVPNVILRNVLENPGWYTAYTPYQPEIAQGRLEAILNFQQLTIDLTGLDLASSSLLDEATAGAEAMGLAKRVSKNKKSNQFYVSDSIHPQVLDVIKTRAGTFGYDVIVGPAQDAVNHDVFGAMLSYPASTGQVDDIEQLISDLQANKAVVAVAADLMALTMLKSPGEMGADVVFGNSQRFGVPMGFGGPHAAFFASRDKHKRSMPGRIIGVSKDTRGKPALRMAMQTREQHIRREKANSNICTAQVLLANMASFYAVYHGPKGLKNIATRINRLTTILANGLVAKGIELANNAWFDTITLNVANKDQILANGVEAGVNLRRDLAGQVGISLDETTTRADVAKLFDIVLGAGHGLDVAQLDSDVSGNSFDDGLVRTSQYLTHPVFNSYHSETEMMRYIRRLEGKDLALNHSMISLGSCTMKLNAVAEMLPVSWNEFANMHPFCPQDQAVGYVEMITELSEWLVNITGYDAICMQPNSGAQGEYAGLLAIQKYHESRGDAHRNICLIPSSAHGTNPASAQMAGQKVVVTACDAEGNVDMDDLRAKAEELSENLSCIMITYPSTHGVYEETIKEICEIIHGHGGQVYLDGANMNAQVGLTSPGSIGADVSHLNLHKTFAIPHGGGGPGMGPIGVKSHLAPFVANHSVVDLEGPQSGNGAVSAAQYGSASILPITWMYITMLGNEGLRQSTQLAILNANYLKARLSEHFPILFSGRGGYVAHECIVDLRPLKEASGVTEMDIAKRLNDYGFHAPTMSFPVAGTLMIEPTESESKIEIDRLADALISIRKEVARVESGEWNETDNPLHNAPHTLDDIMDPTWNRAYDRELAVFPTAEVRANKFWPTVNRIDDVYGDRHLHCSCVPIEEYL
- a CDS encoding MBL fold metallo-hydrolase, translated to MIFHQISTERGCQSYLIGCKETCAAIIIDPEVSQVERYLALAIQDGLIIHYLLDTHTHADHFSASQSLARKIDVPIIMHRNSGAPFVDMRVDDGEIIIVGELRLRVMYTPGHTDDSICIILPDRVLTGDTLLIGATGRTDLPTGNPDQLYDSLFNGLLKLNPTLKVYPGHDYKHRGHSTLERELAENPRLQKKNRREFIELMQTLNLSMPTHLTEALRTNLSGGKTVEQLISEAAAKVSFMAMDEVQKRIQSSDPDILLLDVREHDAFEQEHIPGAMFIPRGQLELRVNNLLTDPTQRIVVYCEFGKISTLAAATLREMGFSRAVALDGGLRTWREAGYFLESGNKN
- the uspE gene encoding universal stress protein UspE yields the protein METYKKILVVIEPEEKKYIQLHKAAHLARQVGAQITVLLIIYDQELNLFSSLSKKYGGKLKESVIREQQYWLQEQLGSLSFHDLEVNSEVCWHKCQHQAIAEHVSQYNYDLVVKGTKRHSELGSLFITPTDWHLLRECISPILLVKSAPWCEGGRILSAIDVDNNQAFNNEILKKSRFLAQMLQAEHHLVNCYLESDISMYITPPDTDSKVDHEEVKHQHQLVADQMARQYQINQDNIHVMEGLSHDVIPRITKNIDAELVVLGTCSRQGLSEALLGHTAEHVIDEINCDLLALKPDNLVPT
- a CDS encoding EAL domain-containing protein → MSSVRSAIRLQDTILFRLFLGMTMIYVVLITATYGVVDFVAKDYLIHKNKELINETGSHLVAELSRQVSVAETLTRTLATVGANLPKNPDLFLDIIPKIINTEGYHQFIAGGGIWPEPEIFTPAIERRSFFWGRDGAGQLQYFDQYNDPNGAGYHNEEWYVPARYSSPGDCIWSKSYMDPYTLEPMVTCTVAMFNQQKFTGNATVDIKLKRLQKNLHDSSAKLGGYAYAVDRNNKFLSFPDDKLTKETSRNDNNNLAAEYITVTELAKKNKIFKPIADILNAFNLSQMNSAKENNQQIAEKIAQESYQISSSEAQLISANLLALKKEINYPQDTLISVINQQDLLLGEPVIVSFFFMPETMWKIIVVTPLRLAISGAEDMAHQILLLMVTIISISTILGFIFFRQRLTAPMYQMVNQLQRTAADNTEAQPKLLDDSRQDEFGLLAYHFNQSTQALDRNNKNLILQIKERKQVEQQFKHLALHDSLTNLPNRALFQDRLHQAIAQAKRNRSKFAVFFMDLDGFKLINDTQGHEIGDELLKIVGLRILATKRNADTVARFGGDEFAFIINKVESIDDTAIFAQRLNELLHTPMVIQNKSISISTSIGITIYPDDATDSKGLLRNADIAMYQAKESGRNTTRFFVNEMNTKLQRYKQILADLTSSLIDDNFELYYQPQFKIDNNKLVGAEALIRWHTPGEDMIPPAQFIPIAEQSGLINELGDWVLSQACRQIKIFIDAGIPPIRIAINISPVQFRRKDFLVQTLTILELYNVPSRYIELEITEGAMMFDIDEAIVTMQALYQAGFTLSIDDFGTGYSSLSYLKRFPIQKIKIDRSFIVDIEKDSDNKAITTAIIQMGHSLGLQILAEGVENEAQLQYLINQECDLIQGHYSGKAMAAAEFIERFGVVGCKTAELPSSSKQYSEE